From the Astatotilapia calliptera chromosome 6, fAstCal1.2, whole genome shotgun sequence genome, one window contains:
- the LOC113023331 gene encoding piggyBac transposable element-derived protein 3-like, giving the protein MLQDSETVADITVVPESEMHAHDTDCDSDQSDDEATGDHNRLPSRILKGEGFLPNSDMQLPNPPDDDPGCSSSVSQTETRKVSGTNENVTSQIVGPMLHKTKNQDRKFKKIKIAAKAGLGLGLGLAEKAEVPPGVKFYHDNLFTTLSLVDEMTLRGYGSCGTMRQTQLHNVPFTAPQTFKKTPRGDAEYLVEAEKLIVRWNDNSVVTVVSNMEREFTETEAKRWNKQKRTMDKVRQPKCIQDYNTHMGGVDLHDQFVSRYRVNIRSKKWWWPCFSWALNSAMVNSWCYYRSWKSGEKDLLSFQRLVAQTLLLRHGTKPSRQGRRSSMAVAITDATRFDNLNHWPCNTGSRYKRCKNCGGRTSFACGKCDVPLHVECFKKYHTE; this is encoded by the exons ATGCTGCAGGACTCTGAAACTGTGGCGGACATCACAGTTGTGCCTGAGTCAGAAATGCACGCACATGACACAGACTGTGACAGTGACCAATCTGATGATGAGGCCACTGGTGACCATAACCGCCTCCCATCAAGAATACTCAAAGGTGAAGGCTTTCTACCTAATTCGGACATGCAGCTGCCAAATCCCCCCGATGATGATCCTGGGTGCTCATCCTCAGTGAGTCAGACGGAGACTAGAAAGGTCAGTGgcacaaatgaaaatgtgaCCAGTCAGATTGTTGGGCCCATGCTCCACAAAACTAAGAACCAAGACAGGAAattcaaaaaaatcaaaattgcGGCCAAAGCTGGCCTTGGCCTTGGCCTTGGCCTGGCAGAGAAAGCTGAAGTGCCACCTGGAGTCAAGTTTTACCACGACAACCTCTTCACAACCCTGTCCCTGGTGGATGAGATGACCCTGAGAGGCTATGGCAGCTGTGGCACGATGCGACAAACTCAGCTCCATAACGTTCCCTTCACAGCACCCCAGACCTTCAAGAAGACACCCAGAGGAGATGCTGAGTATCTGGTTGAGGCAGAGAAGCTGATTGTAAGGTGGAATGACAACAGCGTGGTCACCGTGGTGTCGAACATGGAGAGGGAGTTCACCGAAACTGAGGCGAAGAGATGGAATAAACAGAAGCGGACTATGGACAAGGTCAGACAGCCCAAGTGTATCCAGGACTACAACACACACATGGGAGGAGTGGACCTGCATGACCAGTTTGTCAGCCGCTACAGAGTCAACATCCGGTCCAAGAAGTGGTGGTGGCCATGCTTCAGCTGGGCCCTGAACAGTGCCATGGTGAACAGCTGGTGCTATTACAG GTCCTGGAAAAGCGGGGAGAAGGATCTCCTCTCCTTCCAGAGGCTGGTAGCCCAGACCCTCCTCCTGCGCCATGGAACAAAGCCAAGTAGGCAGGGCAGAAGATCTTCAATGGCGGTGGCGATAACTGATGCCACCAGGTTTGATAATTTGAACCACTGGCCCTGCAACACTGGTAGCAGGTACAAGCGATGCAAGAACTGCGGCGGACGCACATCATTTGCGTGTGGAAAGTGTGATGTGCCACTACATGTGGAGTGCTTCAAGAAGTACCACACTGAGTAG